Proteins from one Pontibacter korlensis genomic window:
- the iscU gene encoding Fe-S cluster assembly scaffold IscU, with the protein MAYSDKVIDHYTNPRNVGTLDKAKKNVGTGLVGAPECGDVMRLQIEVDENQIITDAKFKTFGCGSAIASSSLATEWLKGKSVDEALAIDNMAIVEELALPPVKIHCSVLAEDAIKTAINDYRVKNGLPELEMPKSHH; encoded by the coding sequence ATGGCTTATTCAGATAAAGTAATCGACCATTATACCAACCCACGTAACGTTGGTACCCTTGATAAAGCAAAGAAAAACGTAGGTACCGGCTTAGTAGGTGCCCCTGAGTGTGGTGACGTTATGCGTCTTCAGATTGAGGTAGACGAGAACCAAATCATCACCGACGCTAAATTTAAAACGTTTGGTTGTGGTTCAGCAATCGCCTCTTCTTCACTAGCTACTGAGTGGCTGAAAGGTAAATCTGTTGACGAGGCGCTTGCCATAGACAACATGGCCATCGTGGAAGAACTGGCTCTTCCGCCAGTGAAGATCCACTGCTCTGTACTTGCAGAAGATGCCATCAAAACTGCTATCAACGACTACAGAGTGAAAAACGGCCTTCCAGAACTGGAAATGCCTAAGTCTCACCACTAA
- a CDS encoding HesB/IscA family protein, whose product MITVSDKAKEKVFKLRQEAQLDEKFRLRASVTGGGCSGLSYNLDFDDEVKPMDQEFEDKGVKVVVDMKSFLYLAGTELDFSDGLNGKGFFFNNPNASRTCGCGDSFSV is encoded by the coding sequence ATGATCACAGTATCAGATAAAGCAAAAGAGAAGGTATTTAAGCTGAGACAAGAAGCTCAGCTCGACGAGAAATTCCGTTTGCGTGCCTCTGTTACAGGTGGTGGCTGCTCAGGTCTTTCCTATAACCTCGACTTTGATGACGAGGTAAAGCCGATGGATCAGGAGTTCGAAGACAAAGGTGTGAAGGTTGTGGTAGATATGAAGAGCTTCCTGTACCTGGCAGGTACAGAGCTAGACTTCTCCGATGGCCTGAACGGTAAAGGCTTTTTCTTCAACAACCCGAATGCCTCACGTACCTGTGGCTGTGGCGACAGCTTTTCGGTATAA
- a CDS encoding T9SS type A sorting domain-containing protein, with amino-acid sequence MSARAFFGSISVNYTGEQWRLINKTARQHVLSFWYAISSEQGGFNTSPKSNIGCTEVPELKFYGAKFGTEGTALNGNAADKRRMLEAILQLEVTEGYYLMLRWKDADEVEADHGLAIDEVPVKWYTQVVETPTPIPVELSFFRAKVKDIFVELFWQTASQDQNSHFVVERSSDGISFEGIGTVVGHGITVQTVNYTFRDEAPFAGTAYNRLKQVGEDGSYTYSFVAVVARKVAQEVKVFPTITTHQLQINADMRLHQAFVMDVMGRKLKEQQLQADAWQHTVDVSSMEEGTYVLVLLAETGKRHTSRFVKR; translated from the coding sequence ATGAGTGCCAGGGCTTTCTTTGGCAGTATAAGCGTAAATTATACTGGTGAGCAATGGCGACTTATCAATAAAACGGCACGGCAACATGTGCTTTCTTTTTGGTACGCTATCAGTAGCGAGCAGGGTGGCTTTAATACTTCCCCTAAATCAAACATAGGGTGCACTGAGGTGCCTGAGCTAAAGTTCTACGGGGCAAAGTTTGGAACGGAGGGTACTGCGCTGAATGGCAACGCTGCAGATAAAAGGAGGATGCTTGAAGCAATCTTGCAATTAGAGGTGACGGAAGGTTATTACCTGATGTTGCGCTGGAAAGACGCAGATGAAGTAGAGGCAGACCATGGCCTTGCTATTGATGAGGTACCAGTGAAATGGTACACGCAGGTGGTAGAAACACCTACACCCATACCTGTAGAATTATCGTTCTTCAGAGCAAAAGTTAAAGATATATTTGTAGAACTGTTTTGGCAAACAGCAAGTCAGGATCAGAATAGCCACTTCGTAGTAGAAAGAAGTTCTGATGGCATTTCCTTTGAGGGTATAGGTACAGTTGTGGGACATGGCATTACGGTGCAAACAGTAAACTATACTTTCAGAGATGAGGCCCCTTTTGCAGGAACAGCTTATAACAGGCTGAAGCAGGTGGGTGAGGATGGAAGTTACACCTACTCGTTTGTTGCTGTTGTGGCTCGTAAAGTGGCGCAAGAGGTGAAGGTTTTTCCAACTATAACAACTCACCAGCTACAAATAAATGCTGATATGCGTCTACACCAAGCTTTCGTAATGGATGTGATGGGGCGGAAGTTGAAAGAGCAGCAGCTTCAGGCAGATGCGTGGCAACATACTGTTGATGTTAGTAGCATGGAAGAAGGAACCTATGTACTGGTGTTGTTAGCTGAAACGGGCAAACGCCACACCAGCCGGTTTGTAAAGCGATAA
- a CDS encoding catalase: MNEKKKNTRLTTASGRPIYEYEDSQTAGPRGPVLLQDYILHEKLAHFNRERIPERVVHAKGSGAYGTFTVTNDITKYTKANLFSEIGKETRIFLRFSTVGGEKGSADAERDPRGFALRFYTEEGNWDLVGNNTPVFFIKDPKKFPDFIHTQKRDPYTNCKSATMVWDFWSLNPESLHQVMILMSDRGTPASYRHMHGFGSHTFSFINAENERFYVKFHFKTLQGIKNFTDEEATRMKGIDPDHAQRDLVESIDRGDFPKWTMKVQIMPEAEAATYKWNPFDLTKVWSQKDYPLIDVGVIELNENPDNFFAHVEQAAFAPAHVVNGISYSPDKMLHGRLLSYPDAQRYRLGANYEQIPVNRCPYMVANYQRDGQMRTDGNGGGKPNYFPNSFDDVYTDEKFKQPAEDLGHHVVADWYDRNAAGENDHYTQPGDLFRLMTQEEKQNTVSNIIGSMKGISGEKRDLIVNRQLCHFFRADISLGIAVAQGLGVDISQHATGNVHAN; encoded by the coding sequence ATGAACGAGAAAAAAAAAAACACCAGACTTACGACTGCCTCAGGAAGACCAATCTATGAGTATGAAGACAGCCAGACGGCTGGACCTAGAGGACCAGTGTTACTGCAGGATTATATTCTGCATGAGAAGCTAGCACACTTCAACCGTGAGCGCATACCAGAGCGCGTGGTGCATGCTAAAGGTTCAGGGGCTTATGGTACCTTTACTGTAACAAACGATATTACGAAATATACTAAGGCTAATCTTTTCAGTGAGATTGGTAAAGAAACAAGAATTTTCCTTCGCTTTTCTACTGTAGGAGGCGAGAAAGGCAGTGCCGATGCAGAGCGTGATCCTAGAGGGTTTGCTTTAAGGTTCTATACCGAAGAAGGTAACTGGGATTTAGTGGGCAACAATACTCCGGTTTTCTTCATCAAAGATCCTAAGAAGTTCCCAGACTTCATCCACACACAGAAGCGTGATCCTTACACCAACTGTAAAAGTGCAACCATGGTATGGGACTTCTGGAGCCTGAATCCAGAAAGCTTACACCAGGTAATGATACTGATGAGCGACCGTGGAACACCTGCTTCTTACCGCCACATGCATGGCTTTGGTAGCCACACTTTCTCGTTCATTAATGCCGAAAATGAGCGCTTCTATGTTAAGTTTCACTTTAAGACGCTGCAAGGCATCAAAAACTTCACAGATGAAGAAGCTACACGCATGAAAGGTATTGACCCTGATCATGCTCAGCGAGACTTAGTAGAGTCAATAGATCGCGGCGACTTCCCTAAATGGACCATGAAGGTGCAAATAATGCCAGAGGCGGAAGCTGCAACTTATAAGTGGAATCCTTTTGACCTGACAAAGGTGTGGTCTCAGAAAGACTATCCGCTGATAGATGTTGGTGTGATTGAGCTAAACGAGAACCCTGATAACTTCTTTGCACACGTTGAGCAAGCAGCATTTGCTCCAGCTCACGTAGTCAATGGCATCAGCTACTCACCTGACAAAATGCTACATGGTCGTCTGCTGTCTTATCCGGACGCGCAGCGTTATCGCTTGGGTGCTAACTATGAGCAGATTCCGGTTAACCGCTGCCCTTATATGGTAGCCAACTATCAACGAGACGGACAGATGCGCACTGATGGCAACGGTGGTGGCAAACCAAACTACTTCCCGAACAGCTTTGATGATGTGTACACAGATGAGAAGTTCAAGCAGCCTGCTGAGGACTTAGGGCACCATGTAGTAGCCGATTGGTATGATCGCAACGCTGCCGGGGAAAACGATCATTATACACAGCCAGGAGACCTATTCCGCCTGATGACTCAGGAAGAAAAGCAAAACACTGTTAGCAATATTATAGGCTCCATGAAGGGTATCAGCGGCGAAAAGCGTGACCTTATCGTTAACCGCCAGCTGTGCCACTTCTTCCGTGCTGATATCAGCTTAGGCATTGCTGTAGCACAAGGCTTAGGAGTTGATATAAGCCAGCATGCTACAGGAAATGTGCATGCTAATTAA